From Pirellulales bacterium, one genomic window encodes:
- a CDS encoding DUF3500 domain-containing protein translates to MNARQPSCPDCSPTNWNRREFLHQAGAAALAASALGSNLWTPAGLRADEQSPSQPESLVKQLYGSLNEAQRKVTCFDWEHVDSERGLLRTRVANNWQISEAEIGSDLFNKDQQALIRQIFEGLYNPEWVKRIDQQLDDDAGGYGVDQTIAIFGKPGEDKFEFVMTGRHLTIRCDGNSADHVAFGGPIFYGHAAEGFNEQPNHPGNVFWPQALAANKIFQMLDGKQRAASLISKLPHEQAVAFRGTAGGYPGLPMKELSSDQREHAQQVLMSLLEPYRASDRDEALACLKTQGGLDACSLAFYKEGDIGNDEVWDCWRIEGPSFVWYYRGAPHVHVWVNVADDPSIKLNA, encoded by the coding sequence ATGAATGCTCGCCAACCGTCTTGTCCCGATTGCTCGCCCACGAACTGGAATCGCCGCGAGTTCCTGCACCAAGCCGGCGCCGCCGCGCTCGCCGCAAGCGCCTTGGGCAGCAATTTGTGGACTCCCGCCGGTCTGCGGGCCGACGAGCAGTCGCCCTCGCAGCCCGAGTCACTCGTCAAGCAGCTTTACGGCTCGCTCAACGAGGCGCAACGCAAGGTGACCTGCTTCGACTGGGAACACGTCGATTCCGAGCGCGGACTGCTGCGAACCCGGGTGGCCAACAACTGGCAGATCAGCGAGGCCGAAATTGGCTCCGACCTGTTCAACAAGGACCAGCAGGCGCTGATCCGGCAGATCTTCGAGGGCCTGTACAACCCCGAATGGGTCAAAAGAATCGACCAGCAACTCGACGACGACGCCGGCGGCTACGGCGTCGATCAGACCATCGCGATTTTCGGCAAACCGGGCGAAGACAAGTTCGAGTTCGTGATGACGGGCCGGCACCTGACGATCCGCTGCGACGGTAACTCGGCCGACCACGTGGCCTTTGGCGGCCCGATCTTCTACGGCCATGCCGCGGAGGGCTTCAACGAGCAGCCCAATCACCCGGGCAACGTCTTCTGGCCGCAGGCGCTCGCCGCGAACAAGATCTTCCAGATGCTCGACGGCAAACAGCGCGCGGCCTCACTGATCAGCAAGCTGCCCCACGAGCAGGCCGTGGCCTTCCGCGGAACCGCCGGAGGCTACCCGGGTCTGCCGATGAAGGAGCTGTCGAGCGATCAGCGCGAACACGCCCAGCAGGTGCTGATGAGCCTGCTCGAACCGTATCGGGCGAGCGATCGCGACGAGGCGCTGGCCTGCCTCAAGACGCAGGGGGGCCTCGATGCCTGCTCGCTGGCCTTCTACAAGGAAGGCGACATCGGCAACGACGAAGTCTGGGATTGCTGGCGCATCGAGGGCCCGTCGTTCGTCTGGTACTATCGCGGCGCGCCGCACGTCCACGTGTGGGTCAACGTCGCCGACGACCCGTCTATCAAGCTCAACGCCTAG
- the trpB gene encoding tryptophan synthase subunit beta, producing MPASSQVPDAAGRFGPFGGRYVPETLTRALDELAAEYEKAIHDPAFQAELDDLLANFVGRPSPLYFAERLTEHCRGAKIYLKREDLNHTGAHKINNTLGQALLTRRMGKRRVIAETGAGQHGVATATACARFGLECVVYMGEEDIRRQKLNVFRMQLMGAEVRPVTTGSRTLRDAINEAMRTWMATVETTHYILGSVVGPHPFPRIVRDFQAVIGRETIEQSLRILGRLPEVVVACVGGGSNAAGMFYPFVDHPGVELVGVEAGGRSNEPGQHASPLSFGSPGVLHGSYSYVMQDDDGQTCDVHSVSAGLDYPGVGPEHSYWKDTGRVRYRACNDATALEAFDLLARLEGILPALESAHGLATVMELAAERPRHEAIVLCLSGRGDKDAQEVARLRGESID from the coding sequence ATGCCCGCCAGTAGCCAGGTCCCCGATGCCGCCGGTCGATTTGGCCCATTCGGGGGGCGCTATGTCCCCGAGACCCTAACCCGGGCCCTCGACGAACTCGCGGCCGAGTATGAAAAAGCAATTCACGACCCGGCCTTTCAGGCCGAGCTGGACGACCTGCTGGCGAATTTCGTGGGCCGGCCGTCGCCCCTGTACTTTGCCGAGCGGCTGACCGAGCACTGCCGCGGCGCGAAGATCTATCTCAAGCGCGAGGACCTCAACCACACCGGCGCGCACAAGATCAACAACACCTTGGGTCAGGCGCTGCTGACGCGGCGAATGGGCAAGCGCCGCGTGATCGCCGAGACGGGCGCCGGGCAACACGGCGTCGCCACGGCGACCGCTTGTGCCCGCTTTGGCCTCGAGTGTGTCGTCTATATGGGCGAAGAGGACATTCGCCGTCAGAAGCTCAACGTGTTTCGCATGCAGTTGATGGGGGCCGAAGTGCGTCCCGTGACGACCGGCTCGCGTACGCTCCGCGACGCCATCAACGAGGCGATGCGCACCTGGATGGCCACGGTCGAGACGACGCACTATATCCTTGGCTCGGTGGTCGGACCGCATCCGTTTCCGCGGATCGTCCGCGATTTTCAGGCGGTGATTGGCCGGGAGACCATCGAGCAGTCGCTGCGCATCTTGGGGCGATTGCCCGAGGTGGTCGTGGCCTGCGTCGGCGGTGGCAGTAACGCCGCGGGGATGTTCTATCCATTCGTCGATCATCCGGGCGTCGAACTCGTCGGCGTCGAGGCCGGCGGGCGTTCGAACGAACCCGGCCAGCATGCTTCGCCGCTCAGTTTCGGCAGCCCGGGCGTGTTGCACGGTAGCTACAGCTACGTCATGCAAGACGACGATGGCCAGACCTGCGACGTGCACTCGGTATCGGCGGGGCTCGACTATCCGGGCGTCGGCCCCGAGCATAGTTATTGGAAGGATACCGGCCGCGTGCGGTATCGGGCTTGCAACGACGCTACGGCGCTCGAAGCGTTTGATTTGCTTGCCCGGCTCGAGGGGATCTTGCCCGCGCTCGAATCGGCACACGGGTTGGCCACGGTCATGGAACTGGCCGCCGAGCGCCCCCGCCACGAGGCGATCGTGCTTTGCCTCTCGGGCCGCGGCGACAAAGACGCGCAAGAGGTCGCCCGGTTGCGCGGCGAATCGATCGACTAG
- the mutM gene encoding bifunctional DNA-formamidopyrimidine glycosylase/DNA-(apurinic or apyrimidinic site) lyase produces the protein MPELPEVETMRRGVLPVVGHRIAAVVRPPCRLRPIAVRPSWATLRQRAAGQTIERVDRVGKRVVLVLSDSGRIVIEPRMTGLVLLAEPPNREHLRLALQLEGGPVGELLFWDRRGLGTVRWTDARRFATLYGPEKLGPDALEITAEQFRARLAAGRRPIKVALLDQRAVCGIGNLYAAEILHVAGIDPRRKCHGLSRDEWDRVAAATREILAEAIRYEGSTLADGTYRNALNKAGGYQNHHRVYDRAGQPCRRCGATILRIVQAQRSTFFCPDCQPRGRRRTAPIAPRPVGTQTK, from the coding sequence ATGCCCGAGTTGCCCGAAGTCGAAACCATGCGCCGCGGGGTGCTGCCGGTGGTCGGTCATCGCATTGCGGCCGTCGTCCGCCCACCCTGCCGGCTCAGACCGATCGCGGTGCGTCCCTCGTGGGCGACGTTGCGACAGCGCGCCGCAGGGCAGACGATCGAGCGCGTCGATCGGGTGGGCAAGCGCGTGGTCCTCGTGTTGAGCGACTCGGGACGGATCGTCATCGAACCCCGGATGACGGGGCTGGTGCTGCTGGCCGAGCCACCGAATCGCGAGCACCTCCGGCTGGCCTTGCAACTCGAAGGCGGGCCCGTCGGCGAATTGCTGTTTTGGGATCGTCGCGGGCTGGGCACCGTGCGCTGGACCGATGCGCGTCGCTTCGCAACGCTGTACGGCCCCGAGAAGCTCGGCCCCGATGCGCTCGAGATCACCGCCGAGCAGTTCCGTGCGCGGCTCGCGGCCGGGCGTCGGCCGATCAAGGTTGCCTTGCTCGACCAACGGGCAGTCTGCGGGATCGGAAACCTCTACGCGGCCGAGATCCTGCACGTGGCCGGTATCGACCCGCGTCGCAAGTGCCATGGCCTGTCGCGCGACGAATGGGACCGGGTGGCCGCGGCTACCCGGGAGATCCTCGCCGAGGCCATCCGTTACGAAGGCTCGACGCTCGCCGACGGCACGTATCGCAATGCATTGAACAAAGCGGGCGGTTACCAGAACCACCACCGCGTGTACGATCGCGCGGGCCAGCCATGCCGGCGCTGTGGCGCGACGATCCTACGCATCGTGCAGGCCCAGCGTTCGACCTTCTTTTGCCCGGATTGCCAGCCGCGCGGCCGGCGCCGTACGGCGCCGATCGCCCCACGGCCCGTCGGCACGCAGACCAAGTAA